DNA sequence from the Malus domestica chromosome 06, GDT2T_hap1 genome:
AATTTGTTTTGAAATAATGTCATGGAAGcagatgaaagaaaaaaaggatgGTTATTAAATTTTCATTGAACAATATATTTGTGTAGTTTTACATTCCCAATGTGAAAATGCAGCTGTGGAGAGTAACCTGACAGTTAGCTACCCGTCACAGTTTCTTTAAGCACAGGAAAGGCCTTCTAAAATGTTGGACAGCATGGACCAAGATGTAACAAAGAAGTTGAAGGGATCGGATGGAACTGCATTGCCAGTTGGATATGACAGTCCCAAGGACGGGAACCTAGTCCTTGAGGCATCAAAGAGgttctttctttattcttttttcatTCACATTGGGGCTAACCTTTGTACGGGACAAAATTGAGATTATGAACAGTCAGCAGCTTCCAGTTAGTTCTCTGATGTTGTCACTAGATTTAGCCAAACTAAACTTTTGATCTTATGAACATGTGCAGTTTGGAACAAAAGGTTGATGGTTTGACTGATGGAAATGATGGCAACACTAAAGCAAGTGCTTTTTTTGTTATGCCTGCTCAATCTGAGACAGGCCTCTCCTTTGAATTCTCCTTTCTTTAGATGCTATCTATGCATGAAGTTAAACAGTTAAAGTAATAATGGATTTCTTCTACCAGGCAGAGCACTTCACTCAGAGGAACAATGGGTCGGAGAGCATGCAATCTGCTGGTAAGATTAAGCACTCTCATTAATTTATACTTCGCGATTGTAATGTGGGACTTTTTCCATCAGGATTTCTGTTTCTGGGGTTCAATGTGGGAGGGCACAATTTCGTGGCCTGTTTTTGCCCTCCATCATCTGTTGGTTTTGTATAGAAAAGGGGATGGTTCTTTCCAGTTTTGGTTTTACTTGGATAAGTTAGGACTTTGCTACCATTTGTTTCATAGTTCATACTGActgatttgtttccttaattATCTGAATGACAGAAAATGATGTGAAAGTTCATACTCAGGTCAGTCCTACAACTAAAGGGGAAACGAATGAGAATTCCAAAAGTGTTTCTGGTACTGCGCCTCCTGCTGTTGGTTACGTTGGAGCATCTCTCAGGCCGCCATATGAGACAATAGGAATTAGCACAGCTTTTGTTGCTCCTTCTGCTGGTTCTGGGTTGCCTTTTGGTGCACCTGTTCTGGTATGGAAATATTTACCTTGTTGATTTTGGTACTACTTATTTGTTTGCAAGCTGATGCCTTTCTACTTCAATTTGAATTGAAGTGAGATAACGGTTTAAAGAATTGCGGGCTTTGATACTTc
Encoded proteins:
- the LOC103454642 gene encoding common plant regulatory factor 1-like — encoded protein: MLDSMDQDVTKKLKGSDGTALPVGYDSPKDGNLVLEASKSLEQKVDGLTDGNDGNTKAKHFTQRNNGSESMQSAENDVKVHTQVSPTTKGETNENSKSVSGTAPPAVGYVGASLRPPYETIGISTAFVAPSAGSGLPFGAPVLDERQMKREKRKQANRESARRSRLRKQAEYEELVKTCESLNAEKMALQSKIKKLKEDSETLRLENAALREKLKNAQAVTQGGIASVKIEVDLELPNDAKNIISNLGSVSRNGELDCEKHESSMSEAKFHQLLESNSRTDAVAAR